From a region of the Rhipicephalus microplus isolate Deutch F79 chromosome X, USDA_Rmic, whole genome shotgun sequence genome:
- the LOC142777409 gene encoding uncharacterized protein LOC142777409 — MSPDTSTCTESRRLVDVHYSRFSEESPSLKEPSLVSTNGIPEAAKDVVACPFNQCALEDVFPDTRYTEAKRGDKVDQLLQCGFLYGKGSKQALQHKRLQRSARSPQLHGAGEQHRMAADRQQSGSKHSKTRTSMSISPLGVEDGTFALEQRGLSVSPFGWAFEARAC, encoded by the exons ATGAGCCCAGATACTTCGACTTGCACCGAGTCTCGCCGTCTAGTCGACGTTCACTACTCCCGCTTCTCAGAGGAGTCGCCTTCTCTCAAGGAGCCCTCGTTGGTCTCAACAAATGGTATTCCAGAAGCGGCTAAAGACGTCGTGGCCTGCCCATTCAATCAGTGTGCCCTCGAAGACGTCTTCCCCGACACCCGGTACACTGAAGCCAAGCGAGGTGATAAGGTCGACCAACTACTCCAGTGCGGCTTCCTCTATGGCAAGGGCAGCAAGCAAGCCTTACAGCACAAGCGACTACAACGCTCCGCAAGAAGCCCTCAGCTACATGGTGCTGGGGAGCAGCACAGGATGGCTGCAGACAGACAG CAAAGTGGCTCCAAACATTCGAAGACTCGAACCAGCATGAGCATCTCTCCCCTGGGTGTGGAAGACGGCACATTCGCTTTGGAGCAGCGCGGCCTCAGCGTATCGCCTTTCGGGTGGGCATTTGAAGCCCGGGCTTGTTAA